GCTGAAGAGGTTCTGGAACTGGAGGAAGTCGAAGATCGTCAGCGAGCCGTCGCCGTCGAGGTCGGCCCTGCATGCGCTTGTGAAGGCGAACAGGTACGCCGCGCCGGCATCGGTGGCGCGCGAGTCATCGCCGCTGGCGCCGACGATAAGGCGATCACCATCGAGGGCAACCGCCCCGCCATAGAGGGCGTCGCTCACCGGCATGTCGGGCGCGGCCTCGCCGATCAGCGCCCCGGATTGGGCATCGAAGGCGAGCACCCTGCCCGCGTCGTTGAAGGTCGTATCGACGCCGACGACCACGATCTCGCCATTGATGGCCACTGCGCCGCCGAAGCGATCAAACTCCTGGCCGGCTGGATCCACCAGTTCGGCAATCTGGACCGGGTTCGCGGAATCGCTGATGTCATACAGGAATGCAGCGCCGGCGCTGACGATGTCGCCCACGTTCCGAGTTGGCGATCCGACGACCGCAAGGTCGCCTGCGATGGCAAGAGCGGCGCCAAACAGGCCACCGCTGCCAGTGCCCGGAGGGGTCATCTTCACGAGTTCGATCGGTGCCGCGGGATCGGTGATGTCGAAGAGGTATGCGGCCCCGGCGACCCCTTTTCGGGGAGCGCCGACGAGCACCAGATTCCCGTCGATGGCGACGGCGGTACCGATCTCATCGGAGAATCGGCCATCGGCCGGATCCAGTTGGGACAGTTCCTGCGGATCCGTCGGGTCGGTCAGGTCGATCAAGAACGCCGCACCCGAGTTGGTTTGTACGCCATCGGCGCGGATCGCGCCGACAACGGCAACCTCGCCGTCGATGGCGACAGCGCCGCCGAAGTCATCGGTCGCGTCCAGGCCACCGACACGATACAAATCCTGTAGCGTGCCGTCCCGCGCGTCGTAGATGAAGATCAGCCCATCGGAGCCGCCGAGGTCACCGTTCGGAGCGCCGACGATCGCCACCGTCGGTCCGAGCGCGACCGACGCTCCGTAATCCTCGAACAGGCCGAAGCCTGCATCGGCGAGTCTGGCCACGAGCGTTCGCGTCGCGACGTCGAACAGGTACGCCGCGCCCTGCCTGTCGCCCGATCCCGGCGTGCCATCGGCGCCCGGGGCGCTGATGAGCAATCGATCGTCCAGGAGCGCGACAGCGGATCCGAATTCGTCGGATTCTTCGAGGTCTCCCGGCCGCAGTGCAGCGACTTCTTCGAACTGCGCCAGTACCGGCGCCGACAGGCACAAAGCCACGATCACCCCGATGACACAGCAACGGCTTCCGGTACATCCTCGCATGGCTGACCTCCCCGAGCTTCCCACGAACGGTCGCGTGGGCCCTGCACATAGTTCTACAGTAGAACATCCGCGCGAGGGCCCATCGCCTTTGATGCGACCGATAATTTCAGCATTAGCAGCCAGCGTTGAACGCGCTCTGGAACGCGAGGAAGTCGAAGAGCGTCAGTTCACCGTCGCCGTCGAAATCCGCGGCCAGATCGCCTGCGTCGAATAAGTTCTGGAAGGCCAGCAAGTCGAACACGGTCAGCCCGCCGTCGCCATCGAGGTCGGCCGCACATGCCACGATCTCGCCCACCACGCGTACCGACCGAACGGGCTCATCGGGGTCGTTGCTCTCGATGCGGACCGTCGCTTCGAAACGGCCAATGGAGGATGTGTCGATCGAGATCGCGTGGCCGTTGCCCGCGCCGCCGGCATCCTCGGTGAATTCGCCCGCCGGCACGCCAATAGGGCCATCGCCCACGAGTGTGTAACGCAGCGGCTGGAGTCCACCGGGCGGCGCGGCGATCGTGTCGTTGCGCTGCCAGCGATCAACGTCGCCGGCGTGCGAGACGGTCAGCGAAACTTGAAGTTCCGTGCCGATGGCGACCCGCCCGAAGTTCAATCGCGGTGCGCTGGTTACGCTTGCGGGCAGCAGGAGATCGCAGTACACGGGAAGATGGCCGCTCTCGCCGCCGCACGAGTCGAACAGGGCGCTGGCGATGGCCTCGCCGACCATGCGGTTGCCCCGCCGTCGGATGATCTGGTTGAAGCTGGTGCCGTCGTTGCCCCAGGTGCGGTAGCTGTGGTTCGGGTCGTCAAAGGTCCTCGTGCTGAAGGGTGTGGTCCAATCGCCCAGATAGTCCAGCCCCTGGCCGTCGATCAGGTCGTCGCAGACCAGGATCTGGTCCATCCGGTCGTCCATCTGCGTGAACGGGTCCTGGGTGTGCACGAACACGAACGCCGGGTTGTTCACCCACTCTCCCGGCGTGGCGATGGGATCGAACACGCGGCCATGATTGTTCGCGCGGTCCTCTGTGATCTCGATGTACACCGGCTCGGTCGACCGCTTGACGTTCAGATCCCCGCCGATGAGGAAGTGCGTGCCCTCGGGCAACGATTGGGCATCCTCGCGAAACTCGATGCCCTCGTCAAGGCGCCGCTGCTCGTCCAGTGCGGTGCTGCCCGCCTGCATGTGCGTGTTATACACCACCAGGTGCGTCGTGGCGTCGGAGTAGCCCTCGAGTTCGAGCGTGTACCGGGCAAGGTGCCGCGGGTGTCCGGGCGACGCCTTGGCCGCCGAGGCGATGATGCCCGTGGCGCTGCGGATCTTGCTCGTTCGGTAGTAGAGGGCCGTGTCGGTGATGCGCGGCCCATCGAAGAACGCCGCCCGCGCCCAGTCCTGCCCACCGCGAGGGTCGCTGTTGAGCACGTCCAGGAAATGCCGCGTCGCCGCTGCCGCGTTGATTTCCTGGATCAGCAACACGTCGGGCCGGAAGCTGCGGCCGTCGAATTCGTCGAAAAGGGCCGTACGGAAAACGCCGTCCAACTCGGGCTCGCCGTCGTAGTGGGTGATATTCCAGATGCCAACGCGCAGCTGGGCGTGGGCCAGGGAAGACGCAGCGAAGAGTGCACACAGTGCAATTGGCTTGTGCATCGGCCAGCGTATCGGCAATGGCGGCTGCTCGCGAGGTCTTTGCAGACTCTTAAAAGTCCCGGCGTTTGAAGATGAAGGCCGCGATCCCGAGCACGATTGCCTCGAAGAGCAGGCTCGTGCCGAGAATCCACCAGAGCGGTCGGTTGCCCAACTCATCGGCGGTGGCCTGCTGGCCCTCTTCCCGTGCGCGCAGCTCTTCATCTTCCGGGACGTCGCCGCCGATCTCCCGCAAAGCTTCCCGGTCGACCGTCCAGCGTTCGAGCAGGTTGATGGTCTCCTGCGTTTTGGGCAGCAGCGTCTTGGCGGCGTAGATGCCCTGGCGCCAGCGGCTGGCGAGCTTCTCGCCCGACCGCAACTCTTCGAGCTCGAGCTTGTTCGATGCGAGCCGGATGTCCTTGCCTTCGAGTTCGTCGGCGGTCGGCGGCGGGTCGAGCGCTGCGAGGGGCTCAAGCCCCTGGTCGGTCCGCTCGGCGTTGCGCTCTTCGAGCAACACCTGCGTTGCGTTTCGCTCCATTCGCTCGACGCGGGCGACCTGGACGCGTTCCTGGGCTCTGATGTTCTCGTGGATGCTCACGGCGATGGCGTCGCCCATGTTCACGATGAAGATCACCATCCAGATCAGCACCGTCAACAGCAATGCCGCAATCGTTGATCGCGTGATCATGCCCAGCAACACGCATATCGCGAAGAGGTAGCTGAACATCAGCACCACGATCGGTACGGCCAGGAAGACTTCGAACGCCCATGCCCCGCCGCGGATGCCGATGACCAGGAACGCCAGGAGGCTGAACACGCCGACTTGCAGCGTCATGAACAGCAGTCCGCCGGCAAACTTGGTCAGGAGCAGGCGGATGCGTCCGATCGGGCGGCTGAGAACCGCCTCGATGGTGCCGCTCTGGATGAGGTCTGGAATCATCCCTGCCGTCGAGACTAACCCGAGGATGATGGCGATCCAACTCAGCCAATACGGGACGGCCAGGCTCGAGAACATCGTAAGATACAGCAGGCCCGGCGGCAGCGTCTCGCTGGTCAGCGGCACGCCGAAGGCGTCGGCGGGAATCTGGAACCACAGGAACGTGAGTCCCTTCTCGTTGATGCCCACCATGGCGAACGCGGCCACGACCAGCACGCTCAGGATCATGGTGATCCAGAACAGCTTCTTGGCGCACAACTCGCGGTACGCATCGACGAGCAGTGCCATCGTCTGGGTCATCATGATCGGCTCCCCCCCCTGGCCTGCTGGGCCGCGCCCGGGCTGTCGTCGTCGGCGACGGCCTGCATGAACAAGTCCTCCAGCGAGGGCCGATGCGTGCGTACTTCCTTGATGATGCCGCCCTTGGTCCGGATGGCGTCGAGCACGGGCTGGATGGCGGCCGCGTCGGTCGTACCAATCCACAGTCGATTCGCGTTCGCCTCAACGGACTCGCCCGACGGAAGCGTGCCCTTCTCGTTGAGGACGCTGCGCACGAGCGACATGGGTTCAGTCTTGTCAACCTCGATCTCGTAGCGCAGCATGCCCTCGGTCAGGCTGTCGATCGATCCCATCGAGACGACCTCGCCCTTGTGCATGATCGCCACGGTGTCGCACACCATTTCGAGTTCGCCCAGCAGGTGGCTGTTGATGAAGACCGTGCGGCCCTCGTCGCGCATCTGCTGAAGCACCAGCCTGATGTCGCGCCGGCCCACCGGGTCAACGCCGTCGGTCGGCTCATCGAGGATCACCAGGTCCGGATCGGCCACCAGGGCCTGGGCGATGCCGATCCGCTGACGCATGCCCTTGGAATAGCCGCCGACCTTCTTGTTGTGCCAGTCGCTCATGCGGACCAGTTCAAGCAGTTCGTTGGCCCGTCGCTTGCGGTCGGCGCGCGGCATCCTGGTCATGGCGCCGAAGAACTCGATGACCTGTCGCCCGGTCAGGTGCTTGGGCATGTTGTGGTGCTCGGGGAGGTAGCCCACGCGAGCGAGCACGTCCTTTCGGCCAATGGGCTTGCCCAGCAGCGTTCCCTCTCCACCGCTCCGCTTGACGGCGGTGATGAGGATCTTGACCAGCGTGCTCTTGCCGGCGCCGTTGGGCCCCAACAGGCCGAAGATCGAGCCCTTGGGCACGTCCATCGAGACGCCGCGCAGGGCATGCACCTTCCTGCCCAGGCCCCCATAGCGCTTCTGGATGTCGCGGACCGAGACGACGGCTTCGCTCATGGGCAACTCCCCCCGGGCGTCGTTGTTGGGTGTTCGCCGCCCGGGTTTGCAGCGGCATTGGGGCATCGGCGTGCAACCACGTGGAACACGTGCCAGTGCTTGGAGTTGCCCCGGGCATCCTGGCCATCGCGCTCGACCTCTTCAAAGTGCTCGAGCTTGTAGCGACCGCGGAACAACTCGCCCACCCGTCGACGCGTCTGGTGGCTCCGATCGGGCAACGTCGCCCAGGTGTCCTTATCGCCGAACAGCTGGCCCGCGAACACCCCGCCGGGCCGGATCGCCGCATGGATGCGGCCCCAGAGTTCGTCGAACTTTTCTGGCCGGCAGAAGGGCAAGCTGAAGCTGGCGTTCAGCAGGTCGCACGCGGGGAGGTCGACAACTTCCATCTCGGCGTGGCGGATCTCCAGCCGCTCGCGTGCCCCGGCTGGCAGGCGCGGGTGATGGTGCGTCAGGTCGACGGCCATTTCGTGACCGTCGATCGCCAGCACCCGCCAGCCTCGGTCCAGCAGTTCGACGGTGTCGCGCCCCTCGCCACAGCCAAGATCGATGGCGAAGCCCGGGGCCTCGAAGAGCTCGAGGGCCTTCAGCAGCGTCTCGCGGGGTTCCTTGCCCGCAACGGCCTTGAAGTAGCCCGGCCAGTCTCGGGTGTGGGCGCAGGCGAAGGCCGACGGCGGACCGTCCATGCGAGAAAGTTCGTCCCACGGATGGCGCACGCGGGGCTCCCCGTCAACCCGGCGAGTGGGAGGCTCGGTCGACATAGGGTTGAGGGTATGTACGGCGACCTCCGCAGTTTCGTTGATGCCCTCCGCGAATCGGGGGAACTTCTGGAGATCAGTCGGCCGATCTCGCCGGTGGAAGAACTCGCGGGCCTGGCCAGCCTTGCCAGCAAGGCGGCCGCCCCCGGCCCGTGCGCCGCCGCCACCCAGCGAAACGATCCGCGCTTCCATGATCGCGGCGGGCCAGCCTTGCTCTTCTCAAGCGTCCAGGGCAGCGACTTTCCGGTCCTGATCAATGCGTTCGGGAGCTATCGCAGGATGGAGATGGCCCTGGGCCACCACGCGAGCGTCCATGGCCTGGAAGACATCGCGACACTGATCGGCGAACTCACTAAACCGCAACCGCCGCGGTCATTGGGCGAGGTCGTTGCGAAGGCCAAGCAGTTCGCGCCGCTGCTCAAGATCCCACCCCGAAGGATGAAAAAAGCTGGCCTGGTGCAGGAAGTCGTGCGCACGGGGAGCGATATCGACCTGACGCGGCTGCCGATCCTGCGATGCTGGCCCTTGGACGGCCAATTCGAGGCCGTGGGCTATCCGGCCGGCATCAACGACGGCATCGCGGACCTTGGCCATCCAGACATTTCCGAAGAGGATTGGAACGCCAAGTATCGCGGACGCTACATCACGCTGGCGGGCATCCACACCATCCACGCCGACGACGTCGACGACAAGCGACCCGCGAGCCACAACATCGGCATGTACCGCGTGCAACTGCTGGGCAAGGACCGCGTGGCCATGCACTGGCACCTGCACCACGACGGGGCGAGCCACTGGCGGAGTTGGAAGAAGCTGGGCAAGCCGATGCCGGTGGCGATCGCGCTTGGTGGGCCGAGCGTGCTGCCCTATGCCGCCACCGCGCCGCTGCCCCCGGGCATCAGCGAGTTGCTCATGGCCGGCTTCCTCAACGGCAAGGGCATCCGCATGTGCCGTGGCAAGACCGTACCGCTGTGGGTGCCAGCAGATGCGGAGTTCGTGATCGAGGGCGAGGTGAGCACCGAGGCGGGCTATCCAGGCTGGGACCCGCGCGAGACCGACGAGCCGCTCGGTCCGGGCGCCGTCTTCGAGGGTCCCTTTGGCGACCACACGGGGTTCTACAGCATGCCCGATCGCTACCCCATCGTGAAGGTCACGGCGCTGACGCACCGCAAGAACGCGATCTATCCGACCACGGTCGTGGGCCTGCCGCCGCAGGA
The sequence above is a segment of the Phycisphaerales bacterium genome. Coding sequences within it:
- a CDS encoding GC-type dockerin domain-anchored protein — protein: MHKPIALCALFAASSLAHAQLRVGIWNITHYDGEPELDGVFRTALFDEFDGRSFRPDVLLIQEINAAAATRHFLDVLNSDPRGGQDWARAAFFDGPRITDTALYYRTSKIRSATGIIASAAKASPGHPRHLARYTLELEGYSDATTHLVVYNTHMQAGSTALDEQRRLDEGIEFREDAQSLPEGTHFLIGGDLNVKRSTEPVYIEITEDRANNHGRVFDPIATPGEWVNNPAFVFVHTQDPFTQMDDRMDQILVCDDLIDGQGLDYLGDWTTPFSTRTFDDPNHSYRTWGNDGTSFNQIIRRRGNRMVGEAIASALFDSCGGESGHLPVYCDLLLPASVTSAPRLNFGRVAIGTELQVSLTVSHAGDVDRWQRNDTIAAPPGGLQPLRYTLVGDGPIGVPAGEFTEDAGGAGNGHAISIDTSSIGRFEATVRIESNDPDEPVRSVRVVGEIVACAADLDGDGGLTVFDLLAFQNLFDAGDLAADFDGDGELTLFDFLAFQSAFNAGC
- a CDS encoding UbiD family decarboxylase; protein product: MYGDLRSFVDALRESGELLEISRPISPVEELAGLASLASKAAAPGPCAAATQRNDPRFHDRGGPALLFSSVQGSDFPVLINAFGSYRRMEMALGHHASVHGLEDIATLIGELTKPQPPRSLGEVVAKAKQFAPLLKIPPRRMKKAGLVQEVVRTGSDIDLTRLPILRCWPLDGQFEAVGYPAGINDGIADLGHPDISEEDWNAKYRGRYITLAGIHTIHADDVDDKRPASHNIGMYRVQLLGKDRVAMHWHLHHDGASHWRSWKKLGKPMPVAIALGGPSVLPYAATAPLPPGISELLMAGFLNGKGIRMCRGKTVPLWVPADAEFVIEGEVSTEAGYPGWDPRETDEPLGPGAVFEGPFGDHTGFYSMPDRYPIVKVTALTHRKNAIYPTTVVGLPPQEDYFLGKATERLFLPLLKTIVHDIEDYDLPLFGAFHNCAMIKIKKAYAMQGRRVMASIWGAGQMAWTKCLFIVDDDADVHDAQAVLRLAAERCDPIADVVLARGPLDILDHAAPALGAGTKIGFDCTRKMPGDRLEADPPIRTLPDPQRIVSGVEGAAMPVPGWLFIATAARGEAVEDLWRRVCEAIGSAVPYVVFLGEGVNVHQTDEAMFHFLANCDPGRDALPVSGGARVRAWDATAKTTGTLRGQAVRAWPPVIREGVDATQRTADFSSSFEDVKTVVGPG
- a CDS encoding GC-type dockerin domain-anchored protein; this encodes MRGCTGSRCCVIGVIVALCLSAPVLAQFEEVAALRPGDLEESDEFGSAVALLDDRLLISAPGADGTPGSGDRQGAAYLFDVATRTLVARLADAGFGLFEDYGASVALGPTVAIVGAPNGDLGGSDGLIFIYDARDGTLQDLYRVGGLDATDDFGGAVAIDGEVAVVGAIRADGVQTNSGAAFLIDLTDPTDPQELSQLDPADGRFSDEIGTAVAIDGNLVLVGAPRKGVAGAAYLFDITDPAAPIELVKMTPPGTGSGGLFGAALAIAGDLAVVGSPTRNVGDIVSAGAAFLYDISDSANPVQIAELVDPAGQEFDRFGGAVAINGEIVVVGVDTTFNDAGRVLAFDAQSGALIGEAAPDMPVSDALYGGAVALDGDRLIVGASGDDSRATDAGAAYLFAFTSACRADLDGDGSLTIFDFLQFQNLFSLGDPTADFDNDGNLTLFDFLAFQNEFAAGC
- a CDS encoding class I SAM-dependent methyltransferase, with the translated sequence MRHPWDELSRMDGPPSAFACAHTRDWPGYFKAVAGKEPRETLLKALELFEAPGFAIDLGCGEGRDTVELLDRGWRVLAIDGHEMAVDLTHHHPRLPAGARERLEIRHAEMEVVDLPACDLLNASFSLPFCRPEKFDELWGRIHAAIRPGGVFAGQLFGDKDTWATLPDRSHQTRRRVGELFRGRYKLEHFEEVERDGQDARGNSKHWHVFHVVARRCPNAAANPGGEHPTTTPGGSCP
- a CDS encoding ABC transporter permease, which produces MMTQTMALLVDAYRELCAKKLFWITMILSVLVVAAFAMVGINEKGLTFLWFQIPADAFGVPLTSETLPPGLLYLTMFSSLAVPYWLSWIAIILGLVSTAGMIPDLIQSGTIEAVLSRPIGRIRLLLTKFAGGLLFMTLQVGVFSLLAFLVIGIRGGAWAFEVFLAVPIVVLMFSYLFAICVLLGMITRSTIAALLLTVLIWMVIFIVNMGDAIAVSIHENIRAQERVQVARVERMERNATQVLLEERNAERTDQGLEPLAALDPPPTADELEGKDIRLASNKLELEELRSGEKLASRWRQGIYAAKTLLPKTQETINLLERWTVDREALREIGGDVPEDEELRAREEGQQATADELGNRPLWWILGTSLLFEAIVLGIAAFIFKRRDF
- a CDS encoding ABC transporter ATP-binding protein, which codes for MSEAVVSVRDIQKRYGGLGRKVHALRGVSMDVPKGSIFGLLGPNGAGKSTLVKILITAVKRSGGEGTLLGKPIGRKDVLARVGYLPEHHNMPKHLTGRQVIEFFGAMTRMPRADRKRRANELLELVRMSDWHNKKVGGYSKGMRQRIGIAQALVADPDLVILDEPTDGVDPVGRRDIRLVLQQMRDEGRTVFINSHLLGELEMVCDTVAIMHKGEVVSMGSIDSLTEGMLRYEIEVDKTEPMSLVRSVLNEKGTLPSGESVEANANRLWIGTTDAAAIQPVLDAIRTKGGIIKEVRTHRPSLEDLFMQAVADDDSPGAAQQARGGSRS